The segment TGCAGAGCGAATCTCCTCGGTGGTGACGTCGCCCGTGTTGTGGAACGTGACCGAGGTGCCTCCCACGAACTCGATGCCGAAGTTCAGGCCCTTCACGCCCACGATCGCGAACGACGCGATCACGAGCACGGCTGCCACCGAGAGGAACACCTTGCGATGTCCGAGGAAGTTGATGTCGTGCTTGATGAACTTGCCTCGGGGTTTGCGTGCGCCTTCGGCAGCCTGCGCACCCTCGGCGCCGTCTTTCGCCTCGGCGAGCTTCTCGCTCTCTTCGGCATCGAGCGCCTCACCCGTTTCGGCGGCGGCGACGCTTTCGCCCTCGGCAGCAGCAAGCGCTCTATAATCCCCGGCAGCAGCGAGGCTGTCTTTGATGCCCCAGAACCCGGGATGCTTCGCGATGGAGCGCGGCGCGAGAATGCGTATGAGCGGAGCTTTGAACAAGAGCATCATCACGATGTCGCAAAGAATGCCGAGCGCAAGCGTGAGGCCGAAGCCCTTGACCGAAGCCGAGGCGAGGAAGAACAGCGAGAGCGCCGACACAAGCGTGACGAGGTCGGCGTCGACCGAGGTCACGATAGCGTGCCGCACGCCGGTGATCGACGAGGCGCGCACGCTTCGGCCCATGCGGATCTCCTCGCGGAACCGCTCGAGCGTGAGGATCGACGAGTCGGCAGCCATGCCGATGGTAAGCACGATGCCCGCAATGCCCGCAAGGGAGAGGCTAAACAGGCCGAGCGCGGACAAGGCGGCGAGGATGCCGAGGTAGATGACCGCGAAGATGGCCATGGCCGCAGCGGTGATGAGGCCGAGCCCGCGGTAGAAGAACAGCAGGTAGAGCATGACCACGATCAGGCCGATCGCAGCGGCGAGCACGCCTGCGAACAGCGCTTCCTGGCCGAGCGTCGGACCGACGACCTGGCTTTGCGCGTATTCGAAGCTCACAGGCAACGAGCCGCTCTCGAGCACGGTCTGGAGCTCTTTTGCATCATCGAGCGAGTAGTTGCCCGTGATGGACACCTCGCCGTTCGGGATTTCGGAATTGACGGAAGGAGCGCTTTGCACCTGGCCGTCGAGGATGATGACGATCTTGCCGTTGGTGGTGACGAGCTCTTTCGTGGCGTCCGCGAACGCGGCGGCACCGTCGCTGTCAAGCTTAACGTTGACCTTGTAAGTGCCCGGGTTCTGCGTATCCTGGTCGATAGTCACGTTCGTGATGTCGCCGCCGGTGACGAGCGGCGTATAGGTGCCAGGCTCGACGTCAAGGTAGGTGGTCTCGCCGGTGGGAAGCGAGTTGCCCACTTCGTCGGTGTACGTTTCCTGGGTTATGTACTGGCCGTTCTCGATCTGAGTCTTCACCGTCTCGTCGGTGAACGAATCGAGGCGGGCGAATTCGAGCTGGCCGGTCTTGCCGATGGTGCTGAGCGCCGCCTCGGTATCGGAGAGGCCGGGAATCTGCACGAGGATCTGGTCGGTACCCTGGGCCTGGACCGTCGCCTCGGAAGCACCGAGGGCGTTTACGCGGCTTTCGATGATAGCGCGACTCGCCTCCATGTCCTCGGCCGTGATCTCTCCCCCGTCGGTGCTCTTTGCGGTGAGCACGACCGAAAGGCCTCCCTGGATGTCGAGCCCTTGGTTGATCTTCTCAGCCGGAGGTGTGAACAGGAAGATCGAACCCACTACGAGAAGCGTCGTAACCACCAGAAGCCACATATTGCGCCGATCGGTGGATGCCTTCTTCTTTTTCTTCGTTTGCGCCGCCATGCCGAGTCTTCTTCCTGTCGTGCCAGTAGTCATCGTTCGGTTTTTCTTTTGTGCCCGCGCACATCCGCAAGGGAAATGCTGCCGCACGAACCTTCATATTGTGCCACAAGTCCATTCCCGTAGCCATACGGGCAGCCGAATTCACGCGCTGCTTCAGCGTAAGTTGAGCCTATCTGTCAGTAATCGTTCGCCGCCGAAGACGCCATCCACGCCTCGTAGAATGCTTCGTACTCATCGGCCAGCACCGCTTCGCGTGCACGGCGCATGAGGTCGAGCAGGTAATGGAGGTTGTGCACCGAAAGCAGCATACCGCCGAGCATTTCACCCGACTTAACGAGATGGCGAAGGTAGGCGCGCGAATACTTGGCGCACACGGGACACGTGCACGCACGATCGAGCGGTCCGAAGTCGCGCGCGAATTTCGCGTTGCGCATGTTCATGCGGCCGGTCGAGGAAAACGCCGTGCCCATGCGAGCGGTCCGGGTAGGCAGCACACAATCGAACATATCGACGCCTTCGCGCACAGCTCGCACGAGCGTCGTAGGGTTTCCCACCCCCATGAGGTAGCGAGGTTTGTCCTCGGGAAGCGCGCGGGCGACCTCACCCAGCGTTTCGAACATCACATCATGCTCTTCCCCTACCGAATAGCCGCCAATGCCGAAGCCTTGAAAATCCTTGTGGCCCGCCTCGACGCTTGCACGGCCCGCCTCAAGCAGGCGCTCGACCGATTGCAGGCGCAGATCGAGGTGCATGCCGCCCTGCACGATGCCGAACAGCGCCTGATTCTCTTTCGTGTGGGCGGCGAGACATCGCGCAGCCCAGCGGGCGGAGAGGTCCACCGCGCCTTCTACAAATTCGCGCGTTGCCGGATACGGAGCGCACTGATCGAGTTGCATGACGACGTCGGCCCCGAGCTTCTGCTGGATGTCCATGTTGCTCTCGGGCGTCCAGCGGATCTTCGCGCCGTCGTAGATCGACTGGAGCGTTACGCCATCGTCATCGAGCTTGCGCGTATCGGCAAGCGAGAATATCTGAAAACCGCCCGAATCGGTGAGGATCGGGCCGTCCCACTGCATAAACTCGTGAAGCCCGCCCGCCTCGGCGATGAGATCGGCTCCCGGGCGCATCGAAAGATGGTAGGTATTGGCAAGTACGACCTGGGCTTTTAGATCACGAAGCTGGTCGGTTGTGACGCCTTTCACGGTGGCATGCGTGCCGACCGGCATGAACATGGGCGTCTTCGCCGTACCATGTGCCGTTTCAAACGAAAGGGCGCGCGCGTGACCGCTTCTCGCCTCGACCGCGCAATCGAACAGGGCCATGCGTCACCTACGCTTCATGCGCAACGGGCCCCGACACGATGTCGGCCGCAGGTGCCTCGCACACGGGCAGCGCCTCCGCCCAGTCGGCGAACGCGGCCATGCGCGAGTGCTTCACCGTCGATAGATCGAATTTCGCCGGATCGAGCAGGTGATCGGTTACGAGGTAGGCGTCCATCCCGAGATCGAGGCACGCGAGGTCTTCCAGAGTGTTATTGCCCACCATAAGCACGTCTGAGCCGTCGAGCCCTGCAGCGCGAAGGTTCTCGGCGTAGTAGGCGAGCTTGGGTTTGACCGAAGTCGAGTTCTCGTAGTTGGTGATGCGCGAAAACGCGCTCGGATCGATACCCGCCCAACGAAGTCGCCATTTCACAGCGGCGAGCGGGAACATGGGCATCGTGGCGAGCACGAGCGGGTAGCCCTTCGAACGCAGGGCCGAAACGGCACGGGCAGCATCGGGGTCAGCCACAACGCCTCGGCCGATTTCCCCGAAGTCGCGCTCGTAGAACTCGCTCACCAGCGGAATCCAATCGGCCGCGCCTTCGTCAACGATGGTGAAAAACGCCTCCCAGTACGCCTCGGAATTCAAACGGCTATCGTCGTGCGACGCCATCGCCTTAATGCCCGCCTTGAGACCTGCGGTAAACGTTTCGGGATCGACGCCGTGCGCGGCCACGTAGCCCGCGAGACGCTCGAAATACGACTGCATGAACTCGCCCAGATCCATCGGCAGAAGCGTGCCGTCAAGATCGAAGAAGATTGCGCGGTAAGGTGTTTGCTCCATGAAATAATCCTTCGGTATCAGGTTGCATATATGCTCGCATGGTAGTATAGGACAGGTTGAAGGAGCTGGCGAGAAGCATATGAAATTACTACTCCACGCGTGCTGCGGCCCCTGCTCGCTCGAGCCGACGAGGCTTTTGGCGCACGCGGGCCACGACATCGCGATCGCATACATGAATTCGAACATACACCCTGCCGAGGAATACGCACGCAGGGCCGAAACGCTGCGCGCTTGGGCAGCATCGGGTGGGTTGCCCGTCGTCGAGGGCCCATACGATCCCGAGGCGTGGGAGCGCACGGTTGGAGCCGTTGCCGCAGATGCCGCAAAGAGCCGCGAAGACCGGTGCCGCGCCTGCTATCGCCTGCGTCTCGAGGAAACGGCGTGCTACGCGAGCGCGCATGGTTTCGATGGAATCTCCACCACGCTCACGGTGAGCCCCTATCAGTATACCGACGTTATTCGAGAGGAGCTCGAACGGGCAGCGACGGCTCACAAGCTCGCCTACGTGTTCGAGGATTTCCGCCCCTTTTACGACGAGGCGACGCGCAGAAGCCGCGAGCTCAACATGTACCGCCAGAACTATTGCGGCTGCAGGATATCGCAAGCAGAAGCAGAAACGGAGCGGCGCGAGCGAAAGGCCGCACGGAAAGCCGCACGCGAAGCGGAGCAGCTCAAACGTTCTGCCGAGGCGGCTGTAGCCGAGGAAGAGCGCTTAAGAAAGCGAGCCGAGCGGAAGGCCTACGCCGAGAAGCAGGAGCGCAAGCACCGAATCCTCAAAGAGCTTCGTGAAAAGAACCGAGACCGATCAGAAAGACCGAACGCATGAAAACGAGCGATTTCGATTACATCCTTCCCGAAGAGCGCATCGCACAAGCGCCTGCTGCAAAGCGCGACGAATGCAAGCTGCTCGTGATGGACCGCAACACCGGCGCGATCGAGGATCGCATTTTCCGCGACATCTACGAGTACCTGAAGCCCGGCGATCTGCTCGTCGCCAACGAAACACGCGTCATGCCTGCCCGCCTGCTTGGAGCGAAGCGCGGTACCGGAGGCGCAGCGGAAGTGTTTTTGCTCCGCGAATCGTTCGGCCACAGCGCATCCGGGAGCGACGCATCGCCCAAGCACAACGGTACGCGCAGCCACAGCGCATCGGCCAGTACGAACGAAGCGCCCGATCACCGCATGCCATCGAACCAGACGGCTTTCTGGGAGGTGCTCGTCAGACCCGGCAAGCGCCTCAAGCCGGGTGCAATCGTCGATTTCGCCGATGCTGCAGGCAATGTGGCGATGAGCGCCGAGATCGTCGATTGGGTCGAAAGCGCCGAAAAGGGCGAGCGACTTGTGCGCCTTGTAACTGAGCGCTACGCTACGCTTGACGAGGCAATGCACGCAGTCGGCCATACGCCGCTTCCCCCCTACATAAAAAACTACGCGGGCGACGAAGAGCTGTACCAGACCGTGTTCTCGAAGCGGGAACGGTCCGCGGCAGCCCCCACCGCAGGCCTGCACTTCACCCCCGAACTGATCGAGCGACTGCAAGAAAAGGGCGTTTTTTGGGAAACCGTAGAACTGGAAGTCGGACTCGACACGTTTCGCATCGTCGATGAGGACGACCCCGAACAACATCGCATCCATACCGAGTTCTACACCGTGCCCCAGCACGTCGTCGATGCGGTGAGCGCAACTCGTGCACGCGGCGGGCGCGTCGTTGCCGTCGGCACGACAAGCGTGCGCAGCCTGGAAAGCGCATGGGACGACGATGCCGGAATGCTTAAAGCGCGAAACCGCGAGGCGACATCGCTCTATATCCTTCCCGGATACGAGTTCCATGCGGTCGACGCGCTTGTAACGAACTTTCACGTGCCGCGCTCGACACTCATGATGCTCGTCAGCGCGTTTTCCACCCGCGACAACATCATAGCCGCCTACGAGCACGCGGTCGCGCAGAAATACCGCATGCTCTCGTTCGGCGACGCCATGTTCATCGCGTAGGACTCGACTTTTTTCAGTCAGAAACGTCCTTATCGGAAATGGCGCTTTCGCCCCTGCTCGAAACCCGCATGACCCGATCAGCCCCGTAACCCGCATTTCCGCAGCGGCGATCAACCCCTTGCACGGTTCCTTCGGCACGCAGATCGCCGAATACGACGAAACAGTTCTTGCCGAGCTTTTTAGCATGGTACAAGGCCGTATCGGCGTTTCCGATCAGCGTTGCGAAATCGCCTCCGTCATCCGGATACACCGCCACGCCCGCGCTGGCCGACATTTTCCATGCGATCCCCTCGGTTTCACACGTCGCATCGAGTGCCCTGATGAGGGTGCTAGCCTTCGCTTTCGCCCACGCTTCTTTGGGTATCTCGACGAACGCTGTAAATTCGTCTCCCCCGACGCGACCGAGCACAGCGCCCTTGCCGAACTGTTCGCGCAGGATGTCGCAGAAGGCGACGATAACCTCATCGCCGAACTGATGGCCGTGCGCGTCGTTCGCCTGCTTGAAATCGTCTATGTCGATCATGAAGAGTGCGAAACGTCGGTCGAGCTTTTCGGAGAGCAGCGCTTCGATATAGCGTGCCGTTGCGCCCTTGGATGCAAAGCCCGTCATCTCGTCGGTTTCGGCGCGCTCGATCATCTTGCGCTCCTGGCGTTTTTCGGCGTCGATGTTCTGCCGATACGAAAGCATGTGGACCGTTCCCTCGCTTTCGAGCTTCACGATGCGCGCTGTGATGCGCATCCAGTAGTACTCGCCCGCTTTATCGGCCATCAAGAACTCGTATTGGAGCATTTCGCGTCCCTCAGAGAACGCCTTCATAACCGAAGACGGCCTGAACGTATCGATGTAGCCCTGACGGAATTCTTCTTTAATCTGCTTTTCTGCGACGATTTCGAGCGCCTTGTCAAACGGTGTGCCCTTCGGGGCGCCGAGGCTTTCGAAGTAGCGTTCTGTAGCATCGTTCGCCGAGCAGTTGTTCGTGATGTCGAGTTCGTAGATGTGCTCGAACAGATCTTCAGTAGCGCGTTCAAAAGCCGTGCGTCGCTCGGCTTCGGCCATGCGGGTCACTTCGACGATTCGCCTATTGAACGCCCTGATAGTCTGCGTGATGATACCGAGTATGGCAACGATGACTACGACGATGATGAGCATCGATTCGAAAAAGCGCTGCTGTAGACCGGCGAGCAGCTCGCCGGTATCCCGTTCCACGACAAGGTTCCAGTCAAGATCGGGTACCGTGCGCACCACCATGTACGAGTCGACCGCGACGCCCTCGGCCGAATCGATCCAGAAGCCCTTCGGCGTCTCGTCCTCGCCGAGCGAAAGCACGCACTCGCGTACATCGTCGCCATAGGGGTACACGTCGAACAGGTTCGCCTCGTCGTAGCCGACGTGATCCCTCGAAAGCTGAATCGTGCCGTCTTCGCTCACGAAGTAGACGTCGGCATCGAAGGTTTCGGCATAATCGGCGAGAACCGCCTGGAGCTCGCTTGTGCGCACCCCTACGCCCACGATGCCCAGAAGATCGCCTTCCTCGGAAAGAACCCGGCAATTGACGAATACGGTAATTTCATCGTTGGTCACCTGGTCGTTGTCGACTTCCAGCAGATAATCCTCCGTACTCTCAATCGCCTCGAAGTACCATCCGTTTTCAGGATCGCCTTCGACGAGCGTGCGGTCGTAGCCCGCGTAGCTGTAGTAACGGGCCGTTGCGGCGGACACGAGGAAGACCGACTCGTAGCCGAACGCCTTATGGTATGCCTCGAGGTACCCGACGACTTCTTCGGTGAAATCCCCATCCTCGCCCGTCTCAACCCCTCGCTCAAGCAATTCGGCGAGAAATACATCGCCTGCCATCGTGCGCGACGCCATAACAGGTTTCGCGAATATCGCCGACTGCTGATGGAAGATGTCTTCAGAGACGAGCAGCGAAAGGTTTTCTATATCCTGGGCAGATGAGCTGTAGTTAGCGCGATAACCGAGAAATGCCACCAAGAGAAAGCCCGTCGCTACGACAAGACATACGAGCACATTCGTACGCGCCAGAGTACTTTTCCCCATGAACTGCCTTTCATGCCTCGATGCCAAAGCCCTCGACCACGACGGCACTCGCTAAAGAGGGCGCCATCCTCGAGCCGAAGGTTCGAATTCGAAATAAAAAATTAGTATATGACTGGCAGTACACCAAAACGTCAACAAACTCCTGATGTGCCCAGATGTTGTAGGTTGCCCAGGGTTTTGCGGGTTAGGTCTAACGCGGCTTGCGAACCAGTCGAGCGCACATCTAAGTTTGCTGCGTGTGATATCGAGACGAAAAAAAACGACCCCGCTTTTGCGGGGCCGATTCTGGCATATGTAAGACAAACCCGAAAGTTAAGCCTTCGTCACATTGCTCGCCTGGAGCTTGCCATTCTGGCCGGTGGTGACGTCGAACTGCACTGCAGCACCTTCGTCGAGGGTCTTGAACCCGTCCATCTTGATCTCAGAGAAGTGGACGAAGAGATCTTCGCCATCGTTCTGGGAGATGAACCCATAGCCTTTTTCCGGGTTGAACCACTTAACAGTACCTTCCGCCATTGTTTCCTCTTTCCTCTTCCCCTACCCAGGGAAGGTCACTCTTCGTGCTGCATGGCGGCAACACTTGGCCCCCATTGCTGGGGCTTTGTTCCACTTTACACTAAACTGAAGCGGTTGGGTGCATGATTTATCGTGTTTCGCGTTTTTTTACCGTCCCGTAAAGCATTTGAAGCTTAAACGAGCGCTGCAACGCCGTTCTCGAGCGGGTCACGTTTTCCGCCGCGCGCAAGCCTGCGCGAAAACCCGAAGCATGCAGAACGCTACAGCCCTTTTTTGCTTTCCTCGAACAACGTCTCGAATTCCTCTGCCGAAATCGATTCCTCGGTAAGATCGATGCCGTACGAATCGGCAAGGGCGCGGGCCTGGCTCGCTCGTAGCGCAGCTCGCTCGGTATCACCGGCATCTTCGAGATAGCGCGATTCGAGCAGGAGGCTGCGGGCAATGTATTCGACCACCCGCGGATCGGTCCCCGAAACCGAGAGGATGCTCGCAATGGATTCGGGCGCAAGCGAAAGGAGCACGCCCCCATCGAGTTCGGTCGCCTCGCCAATCGCGGTCTCGAGCATTTCGGCAGCTGAAGCGGGATCGAGCTTGCCGTTGGCCTTTTCCATACTGCGCCTGATCGCCTCGGCGAACTGGAGGAATATGCGCATCAGATAATCTTGTTGAAACATGGTTGCCTCTCGGTTTGCATGGGTCCGGATTACCCTGTAGCGGGTGCCGGAATACCCAGATGGTCGTATGTTCTTTCGGTCGCCTGCCTGCCGCGCGGCGTACGGATCATGAGGCCCTGTTGCAGCAGGTAAGGCTCGTAGACGTCTTCGAGCGTTTCGGGATCTTCGGATAGGGCCGACGCGAGCGTGGTTAAGCCCACGGGCCGCCCCCCGAAGCGAACGGCCAGAAGCTCCAGGATGCGATTGTCCATGATGTCGAGCCCGAGCGAATCGACCTCGAAGAAGCTCAGGGCCTGCGCTGCAACGTCTTCGTCGATCGTACCGTCGCCGCGCACCTGCGCCCAATCGCGCACGCGTTTGAGCAGGCGGTTCGCCAGACGCGGCGTTCCCCTGCTGCGCCGAGCGATTTCGAGTGCACCGTCGCGCTCGATACCGATGTCGAGAATCGAGGCGGATCGCTGCACGATGGTGCACAGCTCGTCGGGCGTGTAGTAGTCCAAGCGGAAGAGCATGCCGAAGCGGTCGCGCAAAGGTCCGGTAAGAAGCCCCGTACGCGTAGTAGCGCCGACGAGCGTGAACCTCGGAAGGTCGAGGCGGATCGAACGGGCAGCCGGACCCTTGCCCACCACGATGTCGAGCACGTAATCCTCAAGCGCCGGATACAGCACCTCTTCGACCATGCGGTTCAACCGGTGGATCTCGTCGATGAACAGCACATCGCCCTCTTCGAGGTTCGTGAGTATCGCGGCAAGATCGCCCGTACGCTCGATTGCGGGGCCGCTCGTCGTTCTGATGTTGGCGTTCAGCTCGTTGGCGACCACCGTGGCAAGCGTGGTCTTGCCGAGGCCCGGCGGACCCGAAAACAGAATATGGTCGACCACTTCGCCTCGCGCTTTCGCGGCCTCGATCAGAACGGAAAGGGAATCCTTGACCTTTTCCTGACCGGCGTAATCGGCCAAAAGCTTGGGACGCAGGCTCCGATCGAGCGCAAGATCGTCCTCCGTAAGATCGGGAGTGACCGCGCGCGATGCGCTGAGCGCACCGTCGGCTTCCGCCGCCGAGAACACCATGCCTTCTATTTCGATGCTGCCGTTTTCCATAACCGCCTAATTTCGTACGCTGGGCAACCGATTGCCGCGATGCGGGCGCATAGCCTATTCGCCCATACGCTTCAAAGCGTATTGTAGCAGCATGGCCTCGTCGGCTTGGTCGGGAGCGCCCTTGAGTGCTAGTTCGATCTCGGCAGATGTGAATCCCATGGACAAAAGCGCATCCTGCACGCCCTGCACGGGACCGCCCGTTGCGGCCACGGCCGTGGGCTCGCCGAGCAGATCGGCATCGAGCGATCCTTTGAGTTCGAGAATGATGCGGGATGCCGTTTTCTTTCCGACGCCGGGTATTTTCGATACGAGCGCAACATCCTGCGAGGTGATGGCCGCGACAAGCTGTTGGGGCGAGAACACCGACAACGCCGAGAGCGCCACTTTGGGCCCGATGCCCGAAACGCTGTTCAGCCGCAGGAACAGTCCCTTTTCTTCCTGGGAAAGAAACCCGTACAGCGACACCGCATCTTCCCGCACGTTCAGATGCGTATGCACAAGCACGCGTTCTCCCGTCGCGGGAAGTTTCGCAAGGCTTCCCGCAGCCATGCCGACCGCGTAGCCCACACCCCCGACGTCGATAAACGCCGTATCCTGCGTTTTGCCTGCCAGTATGCCGTTGAGAAACGCTATCATAGTGCTCCTTTATGCGTGGTATAGCAGATGGCTGCGGCGAGCGCATCGGCTGCGTGGTCGGGATGGGGAACGGCCTCGAGCGAAAGCAGCTGCTTGACCATGTACTGCACCTGCTCTTTCTCAGCCGTACCGGTACCGACCACAGCAAGCTTGATCTGGCGCGGTGTAAATTCGCCGACCGGCAGATTCCCCGTCGCACAGGCCACAAGCGCGGCTCCGCGCGCCTGGCTCGTGCCGATACCCGCCGTGACGTTTTCGCCGAACCACACCGTTTCGATGCCGACGCACTCGGGCTCGAACCGTGCGATCACAGCTCCCATCTGATCGTGGATTTTCTTGAGGCGCTGGCAAAGCTCGGTATCCTTCGACGTGGAAACGCAGCCGTACGCAAGGCACGTCAGCCTCGGGCCCCGTTGGGCCACAACGCCCCACCCCGTATTAGCAAGCCCCGGATCGATTCCGAGGACGATGCGTTCAACCGATGCCATGAAACCCTTTCGCCTATCGGTTTGCGATGCCGTTCGAACCCCGCTTACAACAAGCCGGCTCGAACGTATATGCGACAACAAACACTTGTTCGCATGATACCACAACGAATCCTGCACGAAAGATAAAGGAACGAGAATATGCAAAACAAAAACGGGCGCACCCGAAGATGCGCCCGCTTACAAACAAAAGGGTCAGTCTACTCGCTATCGAGCGCTGCGGCGATTTCGTCGGTTACGTCCATCGAGTGATACACATTCTGAATGTCTTCAAGCTCTTCGAACTTATCAATGAGGCGCATGACCTTCTTCGCGTCGGAAATGCTCACCTCGGTGGGGGTCGTAGCCTCCATGATAAGCTCGGCACCCTTCGTCTCAAGGCCCGACTCCTCAAGCGCCTTCTTCACCGCCATAAGCTCGGTGGGCGCGGTGTAGACGATCCACTCCTCGTCGGCATCTTCGTAATCGTCGCCACCGGCATCGGCCACAGCAAGCATGAATTCCTCTTCGTCGCCAGCGGCGCCGTTCGCCTTCATGCCCTCTTTTTTATCGCCCTCGATCTCTTTCGGGATCATGATCTGGCCTTTGCGCTCGAACTGGAACGCGACCGAACCGGACGTGCCCAAGCTGCCGTTCGCATGAGAGAACGCGCTGCGCACGTCGGCGGCGGTGCGATTGCGGTTATCGGTGAGCGCCTCGAGGTAGACGGCGACGCCCGCAGGCCCGTAGCCTTCGTAGATGACCGTCTCGTAGTTGGCCGCATCTTTGCCGCTGCCGAACGCCTTGTCGATGGCGGTTTTGATCTTGTCTTTAGGAAGCGAGTAGCCCTTCGCCTTTTCGATGGCGGCCGCGAGCGACGCGTTGTTGTCGGGGTTCGGGTCGCCACCCTCCTTGGCTGCCACCGTGATGTTACGGGACAGTTTGGAGAACAGAGCCGAGCGCTTAGCGTCCTGCGCGGCTTTGCGGTGCTTCGTGGTTGCCCATTTTGAATGCCCTGACATATGGTTTCCCTAACTCTCTGATGCAATTCCAGCGCGTTATTGTATCACACCAGCTCCCTGCGCTTCAGAGAGTGCGAACGCTCTCCATAATAGGACGTGCGGCGGCACAGGGCGAACAGGCGGCAACTTCTCGTCTTGCGTAGCGCCCCGCGACAAACTCCACGATGTCGAGATCGGCGTAGCCGCGAATCGCGAAATCGGACAGCTCGGCAAGCTCGTCGAACGTACCCGAATCGTCGCGGTCATGGATGCCGATCGTACGATAACCTGCTCCGCGAAGCGTGCGCAACGCGTACGCGGCATCCTCGAACACCCATGTTTCTTCCTTCGGCGTTCCCAGAAAGGCCCGAGCATAGTCGTATACCGCCGGCTCGCGCTTCGAGGCGCCCACGTCGTCGGTCGAGGCGACAATCGAGAAGAATTCGCGCAGCCCCGCATGTCCGAGACCGATCTCAAGCAGGTGATTCGGGCTTGACGACGCCACTCCCATCTTGATCCCGAGCGAAGCGAGCGCACGGACGAACTCAAGCGCCCCCAAACGGGCTTCGACCGAAAGCGCATAGTGGCCGACGACCAGATCCTGGATCATGTCGGCAACCTCTTCGGCGCACGTTCCGACTCCGTACTTCTCGTTAAAGAACGCACCCGCCTCGGGCACGGTCAGCGTAGTGAGAATGTCCACGTCGCGCGCATCGAGCGAAGCCCCCGCCCGAGCCGCAAGCGTACGCTCCGCACGCCTCCATGCCCCCATCGTATCGAGCAGCGTTCCGTCG is part of the Raoultibacter phocaeensis genome and harbors:
- the secD gene encoding protein translocase subunit SecD; translation: MAAQTKKKKKASTDRRNMWLLVVTTLLVVGSIFLFTPPAEKINQGLDIQGGLSVVLTAKSTDGGEITAEDMEASRAIIESRVNALGASEATVQAQGTDQILVQIPGLSDTEAALSTIGKTGQLEFARLDSFTDETVKTQIENGQYITQETYTDEVGNSLPTGETTYLDVEPGTYTPLVTGGDITNVTIDQDTQNPGTYKVNVKLDSDGAAAFADATKELVTTNGKIVIILDGQVQSAPSVNSEIPNGEVSITGNYSLDDAKELQTVLESGSLPVSFEYAQSQVVGPTLGQEALFAGVLAAAIGLIVVMLYLLFFYRGLGLITAAAMAIFAVIYLGILAALSALGLFSLSLAGIAGIVLTIGMAADSSILTLERFREEIRMGRSVRASSITGVRHAIVTSVDADLVTLVSALSLFFLASASVKGFGLTLALGILCDIVMMLLFKAPLIRILAPRSIAKHPGFWGIKDSLAAAGDYRALAAAEGESVAAAETGEALDAEESEKLAEAKDGAEGAQAAEGARKPRGKFIKHDINFLGHRKVFLSVAAVLVIASFAIVGVKGLNFGIEFVGGTSVTFHNTGDVTTEEIRSAFDDAGEPDAVVQTTTAEGDAGFLVRTTTTSAEDAAATANQVAAALGLENESFEVTTIGPDWGASVIQSSVIAFLVSIILIIIYIAIRFEYKMGITAIVALLHDLVLVMGIYALVGREVNPNTIAALLTILGYSLYDSVVVFHRINDNMQDTDIKCTFMTMANHSINQVLVRTINTTLTSLIPVIAMLLFGGETLKDFAFAMTIGLVCGSYSSIAVAAPLYAMWKTREPRYAKLAKKYGPEIGRFEFAHPGVGAPVMATKKPANAKAVAGKAASGTASRKASNGASTKDGGAQDAATGGLRSGAEPDGSQGAKGTAKGGSQGSKGSAKSGSQGGAKSNHHYRKKKR
- the tgt gene encoding tRNA guanosine(34) transglycosylase Tgt, whose amino-acid sequence is MALFDCAVEARSGHARALSFETAHGTAKTPMFMPVGTHATVKGVTTDQLRDLKAQVVLANTYHLSMRPGADLIAEAGGLHEFMQWDGPILTDSGGFQIFSLADTRKLDDDGVTLQSIYDGAKIRWTPESNMDIQQKLGADVVMQLDQCAPYPATREFVEGAVDLSARWAARCLAAHTKENQALFGIVQGGMHLDLRLQSVERLLEAGRASVEAGHKDFQGFGIGGYSVGEEHDVMFETLGEVARALPEDKPRYLMGVGNPTTLVRAVREGVDMFDCVLPTRTARMGTAFSSTGRMNMRNAKFARDFGPLDRACTCPVCAKYSRAYLRHLVKSGEMLGGMLLSVHNLHYLLDLMRRAREAVLADEYEAFYEAWMASSAANDY
- a CDS encoding HAD family hydrolase, which encodes MEQTPYRAIFFDLDGTLLPMDLGEFMQSYFERLAGYVAAHGVDPETFTAGLKAGIKAMASHDDSRLNSEAYWEAFFTIVDEGAADWIPLVSEFYERDFGEIGRGVVADPDAARAVSALRSKGYPLVLATMPMFPLAAVKWRLRWAGIDPSAFSRITNYENSTSVKPKLAYYAENLRAAGLDGSDVLMVGNNTLEDLACLDLGMDAYLVTDHLLDPAKFDLSTVKHSRMAAFADWAEALPVCEAPAADIVSGPVAHEA
- a CDS encoding epoxyqueuosine reductase QueH codes for the protein MKLLLHACCGPCSLEPTRLLAHAGHDIAIAYMNSNIHPAEEYARRAETLRAWAASGGLPVVEGPYDPEAWERTVGAVAADAAKSREDRCRACYRLRLEETACYASAHGFDGISTTLTVSPYQYTDVIREELERAATAHKLAYVFEDFRPFYDEATRRSRELNMYRQNYCGCRISQAEAETERRERKAARKAAREAEQLKRSAEAAVAEEERLRKRAERKAYAEKQERKHRILKELREKNRDRSERPNA
- the queA gene encoding tRNA preQ1(34) S-adenosylmethionine ribosyltransferase-isomerase QueA translates to MKTSDFDYILPEERIAQAPAAKRDECKLLVMDRNTGAIEDRIFRDIYEYLKPGDLLVANETRVMPARLLGAKRGTGGAAEVFLLRESFGHSASGSDASPKHNGTRSHSASASTNEAPDHRMPSNQTAFWEVLVRPGKRLKPGAIVDFADAAGNVAMSAEIVDWVESAEKGERLVRLVTERYATLDEAMHAVGHTPLPPYIKNYAGDEELYQTVFSKRERSAAAPTAGLHFTPELIERLQEKGVFWETVELEVGLDTFRIVDEDDPEQHRIHTEFYTVPQHVVDAVSATRARGGRVVAVGTTSVRSLESAWDDDAGMLKARNREATSLYILPGYEFHAVDALVTNFHVPRSTLMMLVSAFSTRDNIIAAYEHAVAQKYRMLSFGDAMFIA